The genomic interval cctgtctgtttttgttgaataattttttaaaaagtttaaatatgcaAAGGGACAGTTTTGCATGTATTCTAGGGCACATAGtcccattttatagcacaatcgaGTATGTTACCATCAGCTGTTATAAAGATGCAATTCATGTCAAAGAAATTCGACTTTGTAATTTAgctccttgaaattgggcctctgtctctttaagaaactcctgctccttctgaaactctgctttgtgcttgctaattgttgctggctagtctgaaggtgCTCAGTGGGGGCGTGGCAGGGGAAGGGCTGCtatgtgaggcggaagctcagaagcttggaaacagCACCgtagaggaggagctgcgtcttaAAGGCGGAGCTTTGTCCAACCAGgtgttttccacagctgaatggttgccatggagattaaaggatttctcaaaaatgcttgaaaggatcaaagcaacacttcaggtatgtttttgatgagggagtaaCATAAcataatgtagtttttttttttaagtagattTTACATACTACTGCACCTTTAATGATGCTCTACGTCACACAAAATAAGATAAGTAATTTTACGAAGTATTGTAATTAAAAGGAGCCTCtattttaacaatataaacGAAGCTTGATTCTGTGtattataacaataaaaaaaagagtgcgGACTTCGACCAATCTGACACATTTTCCCATCCTCGGCCACCGTACTCCGCGTCATAGGTAAATAGATTCAGCTAGCCTGCAGTTAGCTGCTGTAGACTTGTCATGGCATTTACGCTGTACTCTCTAATTCAGGCAGCTCTCCTGTGTATAAACGCCGTCGCTGTGTTACACGAAGAAAGGTTCCTCAGTAAAAGTAAGCTAGGTTGTAAATTCCTCGAGTCATTGGACAGGACTACTGAATGTAGCCGACTTGTTAGCTTATGCTAACTTTCTAAATTACAGGCTAGTGAGTGTATCAGAATGTCAAggaattatttatatatttgtgttgttttggtgtttgtttgtttgttttcgcTCCCGGTTAGTCGGCTGGGGAGTGGACCAAAGCGTTGGAGGGTTTGGTGATGAACCAGGCATCAAAGTCCAGCTGATGAACCTCATCCGCTCTGTGAGGACAGTGATGAGAGGTGCTTGTTACTTTTTACTCTGCACATTCTCACACTTCAGACAGAagatagctaaaaaaaaaaattacataactttttatcagtttttctATGTTGTTACCTTGGGTCTTTGTCATATATAAAGAAGTATTcattagaaaatatgaaattgtCAGCCACATTAAATCTAACCACAAACCTAGAAGAATGTATGCGACGGCGTGTTGGGGTCAGTGTAGATAGGAATACATTACATTTCCGCAAAAAAatctcttacttttttttttttattgatctgagaAAATGTCTAGAAAAAATACCATACACAATAGCATAACCTGAATGTGCAAAGTGGAAAATCTGATAGAAAACACTCAGAAATGTCAAAGATTCTCCACTTTTTCTGAGTAACATCAGAccagtaaatatatatttttaacatagaAATGTAGGCTTCctgaaaagtgtgtttaatTCATGCATAAAGTTATCTTTATCAGACAACCAAGAATGCATATTCTATTTAATTGAATATGACATTACATggaaaaatacttatttttttaaatgtaaaaactgttgGGTGGGATATTTTTGAATCCCTCACTTTATATGTGAAAGATTGAGTAACATGTTGACTTTCATgtattttaaggttttgtgtAGCATCTAATGTAAAATACTAAACTGATAAGTTCCATTAAAAGCACCATTTATAGCCTCATAGCTACAAAATGTAGGCATGCATTATGAGATGtaagcatttctttttatttttgctaaaaaaaaatgaaatggtaAGATTTTTACTTCTAACCACTAAAATCAGGAAATAAATCCTTGTTTAACTTATGGAGCTTTGTAAGCTATACTGTCAAACACAGCAATAGGGAAATGAAAAAAgatcaattcaattcaaattaccGTGGTGATGTCATCAAAAATCCCTGTCAAATGGgaataaatgactaaaaatgcTATTGGGACACAGTTTGCACTGTCTCCTTTAGAAGGCAAATAAgacttgaaaagaaaaatataaagttaatttaaaatattatgcCATTTACATCAACACAGCCAAAGTTTAGCAAAAAGTGAATGAACATAATGTCAATGTGTTAAATGTGTCTTTAAATAACCTGATCTTGATGTGTGTCGTCCTGCAGTGCCGCTTATAGGCGTGAATTCGGTCTGCAttgtgctgctgcttctgttcGGATGAAGAACAGTTAACCCAGTCTGGATAAATCAGCCGGCTGCCACAGGTCCGTCTGCCCTGGAACCACTCAGAAGAACCGGCTTCATAACATCCCCATGGCGACGGCCTGAATATGAATGTTTCtttcaacaacaaataaagtcataacTCTGATGGCCTTTCCCCCAAAGAGATGATCAGCTAAATCCAAGTTTCACAATTCACCGTCAGAGATTTCGACTCTTAAAAGTGCTCGCAAGAAATTGGCATCAgttgttgaaaatgttgtttttgtccgAATGCTCAAGAATAAAGAGATTTTCAGATCACTCTGTGTTACAAAGTGTCACTGGAAAAATTCCTGGAGGAATTTATGTACTATAAAAGTTAAAGGAttcttctggttttattttgtcatttttaaagaatgctAACTCAGTTAGTGCTGTGGAACTTCCTTTTGCTATAATAACGTAACCCATAAAATCCTTTAtataagtttttaaatatttttgtgcctGTTAGTTTGATTTCCAATTTATTCCCATACTGAAGTTTTGAAGTTGTTAATGAACTTTGTTGGGGGCTTTTAACGGCTTGGCAGCCATTTCAACATATAGGACTAAGTTAcgtttcttattttgaagggtgtCTGTGAGTTTTAATCTGAAAGGCCAACAGAATCACGTTTTCCATGTGTCGTTTTGAGCGTTCATTTAGATGCCATATTTTAAAAGGTCAACATTGCCCAGCAATAATATGGGACctactcttattttgaagaccATCTGCAAACTCTATTTTGAATGATAAAAATGACTAACCCTATGGGTCCCTGCAGTAGGCCAATTGTGAATTTGGGACCTATTCTACTCATAAAGACCGAGTTTATTATTTTGAGAAGTATGtttgttgaaaattaaaatgaacccTCTAATCGTTGCAGTCCTGAGCAATAAAGGGTCAAACCTACTCTTTCAATAATAggttttaacaatttaaaacctTCTCTTGAAATTATCCAACATATAAAGGAATACGTCTCGTATTTTGAAGAATATCTTTTGGTTCAGATTAAAGGAGTgctttaattcattattttccaATCGTTTTTGAACCAATCGAGCATGTTTGTCTCATGACGCTTGCCGTAGAACTCAACAGTATCCTGCGCCGTCTGACCTCCGACTTGACAACACACAGTCTGAGCAGCATGGGAAATGCGCGTAGCTGTGTTGTTGCCTCGCTCTCTGTGTGTTCCGTGTGTTTAGGCTGCATGTACATTTATCGCTCTCATAAGTTGCTGCGTCAAAATGCGCTGAATAGCGACAAACTTCCGAGTTTTGCGTATCTTTACGTCAAATATCTGAGCAGAGCTGTGACGCGGAGAGCAGGTCAACTGTACGCGGCGCGCGCCGTAGGAGCGCGTGCTGTTGTTTACACGGTGCTCAACTGCAGGTGAGTAAGTAAggtaataaaaacactttgtacATAAGCCGGACTGCTGGACGTTCTCGTTTTGAGTTAGTGTATGTGTGCTGCTCTTTGAGGCTGGACAAAACTTTGCTGAGGAGATTCTGCGGAGCAGCGGGGTATGGATGGGATTATCCGGACACCGAGTTCAGAGACCTCCCGCTGTGCTTCCCGGAGGTTCTCTGCTCCAGGCTAATGCTCATGTTGTTAACAGACCACAACTTTAGACTCAGCCCAGCAGGtaccacaacaaaaacaccacGAACAAATGGAGTTCCTTACAAAAGCATTGATAACTTTCGGCGTGGTTTAACTTTTCAAGTTAAGCTACATTACAATTAAACATCTGGTTTGTGTTGAGATTTTACATGAGAAAGAGAGAACGATACCTGGCTTTCTAATATTTGCTCTATATAATAATTACAAAGAATAAATATactttatgtaaatatttacccTATCtatataaagtaaatatttcaagCCTTCTTGTAAGTTTGATGACTTATAATATTAACCAAAAATTTAGTGTCTCCGAAAATTTGattgtgaaaaaattaaatatcgGAAACTCATAGAGTTTCATAGACCCTCATTTACGACGACGCATTAGGGCCTTGTATAAAAAAGGAGGAGTACATTTCCGCCAAAAAACCCATTTTCTAGAAAACCCAAAGGGCATTTCTGAGCCCCAAAAACGGAAAATTTACTAGAaacaaactcagacattttgagattaatctcagaaattttgtagaagaaaaacatggacatttctgagtttgaaaagttaaaaaaattgctagaaaaacactcagaaaatttgagattagtCTCAGAAATGTACTAGAAAAATATGGACATTTATCAAAGTTGAAAACATTCGACTTTTGAAAGTTGGAAATGTActctctattttttcttttctatctacaatggccctaatatcCCTTTGTACTAATAAGCTAATTAACTCTAAACGTCCAGACGTCAGTCACTGACATCCTCCATTATGAGGGAAAGCCACAAAATGTCATTGCTGGAGAAGCGATGGCTTTTACTAAAGCTCATACTACCACtttattatttcagatatttaagtaattaaaaaaaactaatcaatagtCATTGATATCAACCGATATGAAACCCTTTTATGATACATTTTCAGCCATACTGGTCagcccttttttaaattaaaattatatctTTAGCttacaatttaattaaaattctccattactttgtgttggatAATTATGTTACAATCCAACAAAATCCACTGAATTGTGTGGTTGCATCATAGTAAAGGGGGAGTGAATACTTCTGTAAGGTACTGTAAATGCTGAGGTTTTCATCAGACCCACgtcagcaataaaaaaaaaaaaaaagaacactcCTGCAGAATATTGTTCACCTCCCTGCTGCCGGTATTTCACGGAAACTGACTTTTTGTTGTCAGGTCTGGTCCGTGTGCGACAGAGCCTGAAAACCCTTCAGCCAATCGATGAGCTGAAGAAGGGTCCGTTCACGCTGCAGGTCGCGGTGGAGGGATACCAGCAGACGGATGCAGGCGTGGAGGTGGACGTCTGTTTGTCCGCTGCGTCTCGTTCCGGATGTCCGGTGTGGGAGAGCGTCCTAACGCTGCTGTCACAGGATCGGCGCCACGAGCCCAGCAGAGACCTGCTGAGGAACGAAGGCTAGTGTGAAAACTGCTGCGGTGATTTCCGCTCAGAAACGTTCATGCCTTACATTTAGAAGCAAACAAACGACGCTTAGCCTGGTGGGAAGCATCGTTATCCCACCAGGCTAACAACGCCACCACAGCCTGGTGGCCCTCCAGGCTTATAGtacactgggggaaactctgCATTTACTCCGTTACATTTACTTGTGTAactctttagaaaaaaattactttaggAGTATTTTTCCTGTGCTGAAATTtttgctctgtgaggcagaagcttggaaactgcagctctgagtaCGAGCTAGGTCCACGCAGGCAttctgcacagctgaatggttgtcttggagattaaagtatttctcaaacatgtaggAAAGAATCGAGGCagcaagtatgtttttgatgagcgaataacattataacatgacataaagctcaaacaagtcgattttacataatgatacctctttaaaataccaacattttcacataactTTACAATTTGGTCCTTCTgatatcatttttaaatgttatattttgatCAATtgctcagtacttgagtaactgtttttactcttacttaaTTTCTTgaatggctactttttacttttacttgagtaaacatATGTAGAAGTGCTGCTACTGTTACTTGCATACATTTTTTGTGTACTCTTCCTTTCATACATGtgaattttactgttttagaGGAGGGGCCAGATGATAAGGACAATATGAAGCAAGTGGAGGTCAGAGTTCCCATGACTACTGGCCCTCAGTGTGTTTGGCAATTCACCGACTACTCCCCCCATCGCCTCCTCTCTCTGCCGGCTGTGTTCTGCGGGCTGAAGTCTCGAACAGCGCCGGGTTTCTGGATGCTGACCGTCTGCTTGGCCGAAATAGAAAAGCGCAAAGGTAGGAAGGCAGCCGATTAGCGACCACAGATTTTTCTGCAGCCAGACGAGTGATACGTCACATCTCTGTTGTGCCTCCAGGTGTTGAAATTGTGTCGGCTCCCGTCAGTGTCACGGCCCAGTTTAAGGAGACTCCGCCAGCGGCAGGAACCGTAACTATCAGGTTCTGGGACAAGAGCAAAAACGCGGGTCGGTCTGCTGATGAAGACCTGAGTTTCCAGGTGCAGCTGCAGGGACAAAGCTCCTCCCACATGGTGGGACTGATTTCTAGAACCTCATTAACATAGATGAGTCAGACACTGTGACGTGCTTACGTTTTGATTCGTTAGGTTTGCTCAGTTTGAGTGTGATCAACACTTTTGAAGCACAACCATGTTCTTTGGAAGTTCACATCTCTTTTGACCCACCTTCATTTGCAAAGTTGCTGCTACTTTTTCTCCTAAATCCTTTGGAACCAGCAGAGTTGGACCAACCTTTTCCATCAGAGGGTTTACAAAGTGAAAATGATATGAATAGTACACATGGGGAAACGGCAGGTTGTGGTTTTATAGAccaactgctgttgttgtctgAGCCCAAATACGACATCAGTGCTACCTTTAATTTCCTGGAAGTCTAATGTCAAATTAgactccaaaaatattttacattatacttTTCCATCAAacttaacaaataaaatgagtagAGGAAAGGTGTACAAAGTCAAGCTTATGTACTCAAACATTATTATCCTTCAGTGCTTTAAAAACTATTTGTCctttttgattctttttgttattataataAACTTGAGTGCAactttactgggattttaaagTGCCCTCACGTTAAAATccatatttgtatttatccCAGAGTCAGTATTTTCTAGTAtcatatttcactttatttacagatgtgAGTCTTTGGTCTTTAGCAGCTTTGTAAATCCAGACTGtcattattagttttttgtcCGTTTCAGGGAGATTAGGGCCAgatggagattttatttttttaaattatgagagTAGAATTCTAATATCAGTAGAATAAAGATGCAACATTACCAGAAGGAAGTTGCACAATTTCtagaaaaagttgatttaatgaGAGCAAACTTTGATATAATTGTGATTTAGTCCTTGTCAGATTGTTTCAAAGTCCGACCACTGATActaatttgatgctgatgtgatAAAAGGTGAAATATGTCCTCTCCTGAAAATCAATACctaagtataacttcacaagatgctcatcATTactaataaaatttttttttttgttttcataaaaaaaaattactaattcATTCTCTTAATATTATAAAtgtattctggtaatattatgtcTTTATTCTTGTGTTATTACGTCTTTTTTATGGTATTAATCCGACTTTATTGCTGTAATATTCGGAGCTTATTCTCCTATTATTTCGACTTCATTGTTGTACCACTTTATTGtcgtaatttttttttcttagcctggccctaatactccCTTCGTAGGATGGAGAACGTCTGTCAGCAAAAATGTTCACGTACCAATTTTCTGATCatctttgactaggccattctaactcATAAACAGGATCTAGTTTAAACCATTGGTTCGATGTTTCGGGCTATTATCAGTCGCCGGCgtgttttttgcttgttttaaaatatctgctGGGAAAAATCTGTGTTCATTTCTTTTGGTTCTTAGCTTACAGGATGATTTATCACCAGAAGAATCTTCACTTTGTTtcagtaataataaatgttttgtctaGTTTCCCTTCAGCAGGTTCCAGTCAGATTGAGGTTACGGTTTACGGCGGACGTTTTGTAGACCTACTGAACACTTTGTCGGTGCTGTGTCTACCCGCTGACCGCATTGGGTCAAAGCAAACATCACGCCTGCTGtgactgaacatttttcaatatttcatcaCTCCAGTATTACCATTTGCAGCTTCCATGTGTGTGAGAGTCTGTCCTCTTGGATTATTTATATGCCGCCCTTCAGTGTGTGGCACAGAGAGGAGTGGCTCTCCATGCATCGCTGCACAGCTGAAAGGTCTGAGTTTACaaaatttggttgttttgaaaAGTCTTAGGCTTTTTGGGGTCAAACAAAATGGACTAGGAGGGTTTGATTACAGTTGAAATGCAATTTACTAGGTGTTTTCTAAtaatatacacatttttgttggggtttttttttaggatttggatggattttttttctaagattataaaatatttatgaccTCCTCTGTCTTCTGGTTGAAAATGACTTCTGATGCGTCTGTCAGGATAGCATTACAAAGAGTGGGGCTCTTTGTTAGAACGtagtttaatgtttaaattggccctaaaatgtgttaaatttcgTCTGTAAATTCACCGTAATAAAGCTCCATTAGCCATGTTGTGCATGTCACTGCTTTCGCattttatgtcatgtaaaagGAGCCCCAACCAAGTGTTGACTGCATAAACGTGGAGACACTTTTTAGTAGCCTCTCatttttgtgtggaaaaatgtttttttgtttttatctctataagatattcacatttttcaagaaatttatttttacaccaatttactgtttattttaccAAATTAACAGTGAAAATATGTCAATCTGTAATTAATCTGTATGAGCTTAACATACACatctgaattactgaaatacatttacatttcaatgatatttgaatttattgagaGGACCTCTGTGTAAAAACTAGCTCcatattgttttcattaaagctgcagtatgtaacttttattatttttaaatatgttttgaccGGAGAGTATTAGACCCGACAGatgatctggaaaaaaaaactgagctcctctgcctgTTCTCAGTGCTCTCAGTGCACATggcagaaacaaccaatcagagccaggaggagggtcttagtgctgtcaatcactctcatgtAGCCTGGCCCGAATGTTCAGGTTAGTTAGTGTGACCGCcgatgacggcagataaacagtttctCTGGAttggtaagttgtttttccaccattagcacattgttAAATACACAAACATGATTGACGACGCTAAGACCGTCCTcttgcctctgattggttgtttctgacccagagctgtgtatttcttcagacagcaatagcaTCACGAGGAGATGgagaagcttgatttttttattttttcatagattatctgtctgatAGCATTCTGTAACAATATGGTGACACGTTCAACAACTATGGAAAAGAcatatatttgtaaaagttaTGTGTACTGCAGCTTTATGCAACTGTTAGAATTGTATACACTTGACTAAATAGACTCGTATttagttaattaaaaatgacacgTATCTGTAACCAATCATGTTGGTGATTTTGGTTTAAGGCGTGGTTTGTTCTCAGAGCAGTTGTAGTTTCTAAGCGGAGGCTGGGAGTGTCTTTGTTTCCAGTCTCTGCTCAGATGAGAAGTCATTTCCACCGGCTGTACGGAGGATCAGAGGGAGGCAAACGGCTCAGACGGCTTCAGGTAAAAACACAATGTCATTATTACCTGCCTGAATCTTCTGTTCTGTGCTTGGTGGCTTAATGTGGAGAAACGGTTCCCTTCTTTTTGAAAATTGGCAGCTAAACTAAGCAGCCATTTAAAACCTATGTATCTTTTATCTGCTCAGTAGCCGTTCTAACTTCAAGCGGCTCGTGTTCTCATGCATTTTGTTATTATTCATTTACAGAGTCCCAATTCTGTCACGCATGTGAATCAGTCGAATGTAACATGTTCATTTTGTCAAGCTGTTGTACAACGTGGGCTGCATTACACTTGTAAAGCCAGAAACTGGAAACGTCCTTTATCAGGAAGTCGttcaattttgtgtttatttaccaGTCCAGCCAATCTAATTCAGAAAATACTGCAGCCATGTTTCAGGAGGTACTTGCAGGCACAGACATAAATATTGGGGTGAGGGGGTGGAGTACAGGTGCACCATAAGATGATGGATAATAGccgcttttctttttacaaagatGATTACTATATAATACTATATATTATATAAAcataatataaatatgtttatattacaTAGTAATATAAACAGTAGCAATTAAATAAGTGAAATGTGTATTTAACTTGCCACCACAAGGtagcagtatttttttattttttatctccaaagcTTATTTTTTAGGCATTTTCTGCAAAGAGTGGTATCCTGGATTCACAatatcaccatagcaaccaaaCACTATGCACAGTGATTAAGCCTTTTGTGTCCTACCA from Xiphophorus maculatus strain JP 163 A chromosome 11, X_maculatus-5.0-male, whole genome shotgun sequence carries:
- the LOC102224067 gene encoding immediate early response 3-interacting protein 1 codes for the protein MAFTLYSLIQAALLCINAVAVLHEERFLSKIGWGVDQSVGGFGDEPGIKVQLMNLIRSVRTVMRVPLIGVNSVCIVLLLLFG
- the LOC111609988 gene encoding uncharacterized protein LOC111609988; the protein is MGNARSCVVASLSVCSVCLGCMYIYRSHKLLRQNALNSDKLPSFAYLYVKYLSRAVTRRAGQLYAARAVGARAVVYTVLNCRLDKTLLRRFCGAAGYGWDYPDTEFRDLPLCFPEVLCSRLMLMLLTDHNFRLSPAGLVRVRQSLKTLQPIDELKKGPFTLQVAVEGYQQTDAGVEVDVCLSAASRSGCPVWESVLTLLSQDRRHEPSRDLLRNEEEGPDDKDNMKQVEVRVPMTTGPQCVWQFTDYSPHRLLSLPAVFCGLKSRTAPGFWMLTVCLAEIEKRKGVEIVSAPVSVTAQFKETPPAAGTVTIRFWDKSKNAGRSADEDLSFQVQLQGQSSSHMVGLISRTSLT